From the Gordonia bronchialis DSM 43247 genome, one window contains:
- a CDS encoding thiolase family protein, translating into MSTRDAVIVEAVRTPIGKRNGSLAGVHAVDLSALVLQELLHRTGVRPESVDDVMWGCVTQLGDQSSNVARFAVLAAGWPESIPGVTINRACGSGQQAIESAAHAVIAGAYDIAIAGGVETMSRVPLGATRQSGVPYGQTVLDRYHVDRLDQGLGAELVAEKWGLSRRVLDEYASRSHELSAQAIDRGDFESQVVPVDTESGVFAVDEGVRRGTTPEKLAGLEPSFREDGVIHAGNASQISDGAAAVMIMTSELAKQLGLHPIVRLVAGSVVGSDPVMMLTGPIPATAKLLERTGLSIADIGAVEINEAFAPVPLAWQAEFDADPAVVNPLGGAISVGHPLGASGAILTTRLIYHMRDRGIRYGVQAICEGGGTANATLYELVDVP; encoded by the coding sequence ATGTCGACCCGCGATGCCGTCATCGTCGAAGCCGTGCGGACTCCGATCGGAAAGCGCAATGGCTCTCTGGCCGGCGTTCACGCTGTCGACCTGTCTGCATTGGTGCTTCAGGAACTCTTGCACCGCACGGGGGTCAGGCCCGAGTCCGTTGATGACGTGATGTGGGGCTGCGTAACGCAGCTCGGTGACCAGTCGAGTAACGTCGCGCGGTTCGCCGTGCTGGCAGCGGGGTGGCCGGAATCGATACCGGGTGTGACGATCAACCGTGCATGCGGGTCCGGGCAGCAGGCGATCGAGTCCGCAGCGCACGCCGTGATCGCGGGCGCCTATGATATCGCGATCGCGGGCGGGGTCGAGACGATGTCTCGTGTGCCGCTCGGTGCGACCCGACAGAGCGGTGTTCCCTACGGACAGACGGTTCTCGACAGATATCACGTAGACCGACTCGATCAGGGGCTGGGCGCCGAACTGGTGGCGGAGAAGTGGGGGCTGTCGCGACGGGTACTTGACGAGTACGCCTCGCGCTCACACGAACTGTCTGCACAGGCGATCGATCGCGGTGACTTCGAGTCGCAGGTGGTCCCGGTCGACACCGAGTCCGGCGTCTTCGCCGTGGACGAGGGTGTACGCCGGGGTACCACTCCGGAGAAGCTTGCGGGACTCGAGCCGTCGTTTCGCGAGGATGGAGTGATCCACGCCGGCAATGCATCTCAGATCTCGGATGGTGCGGCGGCCGTGATGATCATGACATCGGAACTCGCGAAACAGCTCGGGCTGCACCCGATCGTGCGCTTGGTGGCCGGTTCAGTCGTCGGCTCGGACCCCGTGATGATGTTGACGGGCCCGATTCCGGCCACCGCGAAGCTGCTGGAGCGAACCGGTCTGTCGATTGCCGATATCGGAGCTGTGGAGATCAACGAGGCGTTCGCGCCGGTGCCACTCGCGTGGCAAGCGGAGTTCGATGCCGATCCGGCCGTAGTAAATCCACTGGGAGGCGCGATTTCGGTGGGCCATCCACTGGGTGCGTCGGGAGCAATTCTCACCACCAGGCTGATCTACCACATGCGCGATCGCGGCATCCGCTATGGCGTGCAAGCGATCTGCGAGGGCGGTGGCACGGCCAACGCCACACTCTATGAACTCGTCGACGTGCCCTGA
- a CDS encoding enoyl-CoA hydratase/isomerase family protein: MSLTSDTSPLRVVDAGSPPELELPAATAIAPPIIAVTDDPGRLTSDHWLRCAAVTITEFDTDDRRCVRVDSVEDTLSSIAARCARNPITAAITTDVLASVNTDGDARPALVTESLAYSALQAGPEFARWLCERGPSRPAISDEEPLTYVRDSDDLFITFNRPHRHNALNDAMRVGLLEALTVAHLDPAVRLVELRGSGQSFCSEGDLAEFGQFDDPASAHIARTRHSPALALNALRLRMDTHLRARVHGQVLGSGLEMAAFCGHIVAHPDARFGLPELGIGLIPGAGGTYSVTRRIGRWRSAYLVLSGVTLDAEAALRWGLVDEVAPMPAADAGQGTSTSS, from the coding sequence ATGTCGCTCACCTCGGACACCTCGCCGCTGCGAGTAGTCGACGCCGGAAGCCCGCCCGAACTCGAATTGCCGGCCGCAACAGCCATCGCACCGCCGATCATCGCGGTCACCGACGATCCGGGAAGGCTCACTTCCGATCATTGGCTTCGGTGTGCGGCGGTCACGATCACTGAGTTTGACACCGACGACCGTCGTTGTGTACGTGTCGATTCCGTGGAGGACACCCTGTCATCCATTGCGGCACGTTGTGCCCGGAACCCCATCACCGCCGCAATCACCACCGACGTCCTCGCGAGTGTTAACACCGACGGAGACGCCCGCCCCGCACTCGTCACCGAATCCCTCGCTTATTCGGCACTGCAAGCGGGTCCCGAGTTCGCCCGTTGGCTCTGCGAACGAGGACCGTCCCGCCCAGCCATATCGGATGAGGAGCCCCTGACATACGTCCGTGACAGCGATGACCTCTTCATCACCTTCAACAGGCCACACCGCCACAACGCGTTAAACGATGCCATGCGTGTCGGCCTGCTCGAGGCGCTCACCGTCGCACATCTCGACCCCGCGGTGCGGTTGGTCGAGCTTCGCGGATCCGGTCAATCATTCTGCAGCGAAGGAGATCTCGCCGAGTTCGGGCAGTTCGACGATCCAGCATCCGCGCACATCGCCCGTACCCGGCACAGTCCCGCACTGGCCCTGAACGCGCTCCGGCTCCGTATGGACACACATCTCCGCGCGCGGGTGCACGGTCAAGTACTGGGCAGCGGTCTGGAAATGGCCGCCTTCTGCGGGCACATCGTCGCACACCCCGATGCCCGGTTCGGATTGCCGGAATTGGGTATCGGATTGATTCCCGGTGCCGGCGGAACCTATAGCGTCACCCGCCGAATCGGCCGATGGCGTAGTGCATATCTTGTCCTGTCAGGTGTGACCCTGGATGCCGAGGCTGCTCTCCGGTGGGGCCTCGTGGACGAGGTTGCGCCGATGCCGGCGGCCGATGCCGGTCAGGGCACGTCGACGAGTTCATAG
- a CDS encoding VOC family protein, with protein MAEYSAPVGAPIWFDLMSSDPTKSAAFYGELFGWETEPPREEFGGYQNFTKNGKRVAGLSPYMQEAGGPADVWSIYLHTTDAEATARAVEAAGGTIMVPPMAVGDEGTMLVGVDPAGGVIGFWQPGTHVGYTEHGDHGTPYWFEEHTKDYAKSVAFYAGVVGARIEEVGTGGDPNAVGPDHYGQMFIGDMSYSGIMDAAKLHPAEVPSFWQVYITVDDVDASVKHAQELGGTALMPGEVTPYGTLAVITDPLGAVIALGHPPNGM; from the coding sequence GGTGGGCGCACCGATCTGGTTCGACCTGATGAGCAGCGACCCGACCAAGTCCGCAGCCTTCTACGGCGAGCTCTTCGGCTGGGAGACCGAACCGCCACGCGAGGAGTTCGGCGGCTATCAGAACTTCACGAAGAACGGGAAGCGGGTGGCCGGCCTGAGCCCCTACATGCAAGAGGCGGGCGGACCTGCCGACGTCTGGTCGATCTACCTGCACACCACCGATGCCGAGGCCACCGCCCGCGCGGTCGAGGCTGCCGGCGGCACGATCATGGTGCCGCCGATGGCCGTCGGCGACGAGGGCACCATGCTGGTCGGCGTCGACCCCGCGGGCGGAGTGATCGGCTTCTGGCAACCCGGCACGCATGTGGGATACACCGAGCACGGCGATCACGGGACGCCCTACTGGTTCGAGGAACACACCAAGGACTATGCGAAGTCGGTGGCCTTCTACGCCGGCGTCGTCGGCGCACGCATCGAGGAGGTCGGCACCGGTGGCGACCCCAACGCCGTCGGCCCGGACCACTATGGCCAGATGTTCATCGGCGACATGTCCTACAGCGGGATCATGGACGCCGCCAAGCTGCATCCCGCCGAGGTGCCCTCATTCTGGCAGGTCTACATCACCGTCGACGACGTCGACGCCTCGGTGAAGCATGCCCAGGAACTCGGCGGCACCGCGTTGATGCCGGGCGAGGTCACGCCGTACGGCACGCTCGCCGTCATCACCGACCCGCTTGGCGCGGTGATCGCACTCGGCCATCCGCCGAACGGCATGTGA